A stretch of Zootoca vivipara chromosome 13, rZooViv1.1, whole genome shotgun sequence DNA encodes these proteins:
- the NAT14 gene encoding probable N-acetyltransferase 14 encodes MPTLEPEQLTIREMREEETPVVLELLKDGFKDTENRLILYVLTRPLALLLMAVVSSGLRFFLNSFVVALVLPVLLTVVALKLLLWRSPDLRHLHAYYSSGQRGLWVAVYDEDDVCGCVALEPCGGEPRTAELKRLAVNRWYRRSGVGRSLLSFLEAHARAQGFKFLVAQVSVVTKAAIGLFESTGYNMSGGLRWLGYTIQQEFSKEL; translated from the exons ATGCCTACTCTGGAACCTGAGCAACTGACCATCAGAGAaatgagagaggaggagacaCCAGTTGTCTTGGAGCTTCTGAAG GATGGATTCAAGGATACAGAGAACCGCCTGATCCTCTATGTGTTGACGCGGCCTCTGGCTTTGCTGCTGATGGCGGTGGTGAGCAGCGGCCTGCGTTTCTTCCTGAACTCGTTTGTGGTGGCTCTCGTGCTGCCGGTCCTGCTCACCGTGGTGGCTCTGAAGCTTCTGCTGTGGCGCTCGCCGGACTTGAGGCACCTGCATGCCTACTACAGCTCAGGGCAGCGCGGGCTGTGGGTGGCTGTATACGACGAGGATGACGTGTGCGGCTGCGTGGCGCTGGAGCCCTGCGGCGGGGAACCACGTACGGCGGAGCTCAAGCGCCTGGCTGTGAACCGGTGGTACCGGCGCTCTGGTGTGGGCCGCTCCCTCCTCAGCTTCCTGGAGGCTCACGCTCGCGCCCAGGGCTTCAAATTCTTAGTGGCCCAGGTCTCGGTAGTCACCAAGGCGGCGATTGGGCTCTTTGAGAGCACTGGCTACAACATGAGTGGTGGGCTGCGGTGGCTTGGCTACACCATTCAGCAGGAGTTCAGCAAGGAGCTCTAG